The nucleotide sequence CTACTGCGGCGTTGTTTATGGCGAAACTTTTGCAGGGCTGTGAACTTAAGCAGTCACTTGAGCATATCGCCGGGGCCATGGACGGACTGTTCAAAAAAACAAGCCTGGCTGGTAGTCAGGAGCTACAGCTGATTGGGTCTCAGGATGAGCTGATAAAACCGTCAGTTACTTTTTCTGCTACTCCCCTCGAACCAACTTACACCCAACGGCTTGATGATGGTAATCTTCAGACGGATTAATTCAATCGGGAGATAGCCATGCTGAAAACAACCACACCTTCCGTGGAAGGCAGACCAGTCAAGGAGTATCTGGGCGTTGTCGTAGGGGAAGCTATTGTCGGTGCCAATGTGTTTCGGGATCTTTTCGCGAGCATCAGGGATATTGTGGGTGGCCGTTCTGGTGCTTACGAGAAAGAACTCGAAAAGGCACGGGAAACCGCCTTTGAAGATATTGAAACCAGAGCCCGGGAAGTGGGAGCCAATGCCATTGTGGGTATTGATCTGGATTACGAAGTTGTCGGTGAAAAAGGCAGTATGCTGATGGTCAGTATCAGCGGAACAGCGGTAATGCTGTAGCTTCTCCCTGGTTACCAGCCCTTTCAGACTTAAGGATGAAGAGACCGAATGAACCAGAGCCATCAACTTTCCCTGCTTGGTAAACGACGGTTTTTACCTTTTTTCGCAACCCAGTTTCTGGGAGCATTTAACGACAATATCTATAAAAACACTCTGCTCCTGATGGCTGCATTTGCGGCTGCAGAACAGTTGCCGTTCGATTCTGACCTGTTCATCAACCTGGGTGCCGGCTTATTTATCCTGCCTTTTTTCATTTTTTCCGGAATTGCCGGCCAAATGGCAGACAAGTACGAAAAGTCGCTGATCATCCGCAGGGTTAAACTGCTGGAAATTGCGATTATGGCAGTGGCTGCCGGGTTTATTATCAGCCAGAACTTTCTGGTACTGCTGATTCTCCTGTTCCTTATGGGGACTCAGAGTGCCTTCTTCGGTCCGGTAAAATACGCCATCATTCCCCAGCATCTGCATGACGATGAACTGGTCGGTGGTAATGCCCTGGTTGAAATGGGTACCTTTGTGGCTATCCTCCTCGGAACCCTTGGAGCAGGGCTATTGGTTGAGTTACCTCAGGCCCATGAGTGGGTAGCCGTGTCGGTTGTTGTGCTCGCGATTCTTGGCTGGCTGTGCGCCCGACAGGTACCGGAAGCCAAAGCTTCTGCGCCGGAACTGGAAGTCAGCTACAACCTGTTCAGCCAGACCCGGAAAATTATGAGAGATGCCCATGGCGATAAAACGGTTTACATTAGCCTTGTGGCCATCTCCTGGTTCTGGGCTATCGGTGCGGCCTACCTGACACAGCTGCCAAACCTTGCCAGTCAGATTTTGTCGGGCAGTCCTCAGGTTGTCAGTATAATGCTCGCCATGTTTACCATTGGCGTTGCAGCAGGATCGCTATTCTGCGGAAGGATTTCCCACGGCAGGGTTGAACCGGGCATTGTGCCTCTGGGAGCTTTTGGCCTGAGCCTGTTTGCACTGGATCTGTTCTTTGCGATTTCACCCAATAGTCAGGAGGCGTTGCTCAGTGTCAGTGAGTTTATAAGGATTCCAGCCAATGTCCGGGTATTGTTTGACCTTGCCATGATTGGCTTTTTTGGCGGACTGTTTATTGTGCCACTGTACGCGATGGTTCAGAAAAGAACCGATGAAAGCCGCCGCGCACGAATGATTGCTGCACTGAACGTTATGAACTCTTCCTACATGGTTGGCAGCGCCGTGTTCGGAATGCTGTTTCTGGGTGTCGCCAATCGAACCATTGAAGAGTTTTTCCTGACCCTGGCGGTTCTGCATGTGACTGTCTGCCTGCTCATCTTCAGAACATCGCCAGAATTCTGGCAACGTTTCAGGATCCGCTTTTCACGCTAGCCAATCATCTTCGCAAAAGCCACCACTGACATCGGCGGCTTTTGCCGCCATAATTCTCCACCATGACTGAATCTGCCCAAACTTCTGAACGCCTTGTACAGCAACCTGTACATCGTCCTGTGCATCGTCCTGTGCATCGTCCTGTGCATATAGTACCGCCCTGCCATGAGGAACTCCGGGAACTATACCGGGACGACCACCTGGTAGTGGTCGACAAACCCGCTGGCCTGCTTAGCGTCCCCGGACGGCATCCTGCCAATTTTGACAGCGCTCTGTCTCGCCTGCAGGCAATAAATCCTGAAAGCCGGGTTGTACACCGACTGGACATGTCTACCTCCGGAGTGATGGTGTTTGCCCTTCAGGCAGACAGTCACAGGGCGTTAAGTCGCCAGTTTCAGGATCGTCTGGTCAGTAAGGGATATACCGCAGAAGTATGGGGAATCCCTGCTGAACAGTCCGGTTCCGTGAACCTGCCCCTGCGTTGCGACTGGCCGAACCGTCCAAAACAGATGGTTGATCATGAACAGGGCAAACCAGCCCTGACGCACTACACCTGTATCAATACCTGCACCAATCATCAGGACTCTTCATCGCAAAATAGCCGTGTATGGCTTGAGCCTGTTACCGGACGATCACA is from Endozoicomonas gorgoniicola and encodes:
- a CDS encoding MFS transporter, whose translation is MNQSHQLSLLGKRRFLPFFATQFLGAFNDNIYKNTLLLMAAFAAAEQLPFDSDLFINLGAGLFILPFFIFSGIAGQMADKYEKSLIIRRVKLLEIAIMAVAAGFIISQNFLVLLILLFLMGTQSAFFGPVKYAIIPQHLHDDELVGGNALVEMGTFVAILLGTLGAGLLVELPQAHEWVAVSVVVLAILGWLCARQVPEAKASAPELEVSYNLFSQTRKIMRDAHGDKTVYISLVAISWFWAIGAAYLTQLPNLASQILSGSPQVVSIMLAMFTIGVAAGSLFCGRISHGRVEPGIVPLGAFGLSLFALDLFFAISPNSQEALLSVSEFIRIPANVRVLFDLAMIGFFGGLFIVPLYAMVQKRTDESRRARMIAALNVMNSSYMVGSAVFGMLFLGVANRTIEEFFLTLAVLHVTVCLLIFRTSPEFWQRFRIRFSR
- a CDS encoding pseudouridine synthase, with the translated sequence MTESAQTSERLVQQPVHRPVHRPVHRPVHIVPPCHEELRELYRDDHLVVVDKPAGLLSVPGRHPANFDSALSRLQAINPESRVVHRLDMSTSGVMVFALQADSHRALSRQFQDRLVSKGYTAEVWGIPAEQSGSVNLPLRCDWPNRPKQMVDHEQGKPALTHYTCINTCTNHQDSSSQNSRVWLEPVTGRSHQLRVHMAELGHPILGCEFYAHPEAYEASARLHLHATRLTFTHPILKESMTFEVPAPF
- a CDS encoding heavy metal-binding domain-containing protein, which produces MLKTTTPSVEGRPVKEYLGVVVGEAIVGANVFRDLFASIRDIVGGRSGAYEKELEKARETAFEDIETRAREVGANAIVGIDLDYEVVGEKGSMLMVSISGTAVML